Below is a genomic region from Peromyscus leucopus breed LL Stock chromosome 17, UCI_PerLeu_2.1, whole genome shotgun sequence.
caggttagccttgaactcacagagatccacctggctctgcctcccaagtctgtCACCATGCCCTGCTGCCCTGGGCTTTTTAAACAGCTACATAatatgccaggtggtggcgcacgcctttaattccagcactcaggaggcagaggcaggcggatctctgtgagttcaaggctaacctggtctacagagtgagttccaggacagccagggctacacagagaaaccctaatatgaaaaaaaaaaaccactaaaaaaCCCCAAACTATATAGTCATCATTGTCTGCTCCTGCTAAGCCCCGCCCCTCTGTCCCCAGCTCGTGGTGCATGTTGGGGTGTCGGGCATGGCCACCACAGTGACGCTGGAGAAGTGTGGGCACAACAAGGGCTACAAGGGACTGGACAATTGCCGCTTCTGCCCCGGCTCCCAGTGCTGTGTGGAGGACGGCCCCGAGAGCATCGACTCCATCATCGACATGGATGCTGTGTGCAAAAGGGTCACCACGCTGGGGCTGGACGTGTCTGTCACCATCTCCCAGGACGCTGGCAGGTGGGGCCCTGGGCACCCGAGGGCCGGTGGCGGGTGAGGCCCTGGGCACCCGAGGGCCGGTGGCGGGTGGGGTCCTGGGGGCTGAGCAGCAGGGGCCCTCCTGTCACCTCCGCCTGGCCTAaaactgtctctgtagaccaggctggcctgaaactgtctctccgtagctcaggctggcctctgcctcccgagtgctgctgggattaaaggcgggcgccatcatgcccagcaaAATGAAAGTTTTAGAAAAGGGAGGAAAGTCTCCCAGAGTCCCCGGACGTCCTCTAGCCCTAGGTCGTCCCCCCCCACTGTCCCCCAGCACAGGCTTGCCTGGACCCACTCTGCCGCGTGTCTCCTCCTCCCCGGCTCAGGTACCTCTGTGATTTCACCTACTACACCTCGCTGTACCGGGGCGGCGGCCGGTCAGCTTTCGTCCACGTGCCCCCACTGGGCAAGCCTTACAACGCGGACCAGCTGGGCCGGGCGCTGCGGGCCATCATCGAGGAGATGCTGGGCGTCCTGGAGCAGGTGGAGGGCGACATCCGCTGCTGCCACCAGCACTGACCGCCGGCCACGCGGGCGCCCCCGGAGACGGCGGCGTGGAGGGCGACTCACCCCTGCTCCTCCCCCTGGCGCACCCAGGCGGCTGGACAAGGCGAGCCCTGTCTGGGGACGCAGCCGCTGCACCCCAGGGAGGCCGGGGCAACGCGGCCACAGTCTGAGGCCGACACCCGCCACGCCACTGCCTTGACCCCAGCGCACTCTGTCAGGGCCTCCTCTCCGGCCAGGGCCTCGCAGAGTGTCATCAGGGAGTCCGCTCTAATCTGTCCCGGCAAAGCCACCTGGAACTTGGCTGCCTTTTCTgggtccccctccccctccagtgcTAGATTAGGGGACGGAGTAATATATATTCCCAGGGTTAAAACTTCAGGCTTAGCCACAagtgtcttctctttctcctgaggGGGAggcctctcctgcctcctgccctggAAATGCCATCACACTTTGGGTCCCTGTAGTGGGTCCCCTTTGCTCAGAAGAACTGGTTGCTGTTGCATCCCTGGGCAGCACTGGCCTGCCAtgacctttcttttcttgttttcgaGTTTTCAGAGtatgtttgttgtcttttttcttttcttttctttctttcttttttttttttttttttgagtcagggtctcaggtagcccaggctggccatttgaacttactatgtaatcTAGGCTGGTCTcatctgaactcctgatcctcctgcctcagcttcctaagtgccgGGAGGACAAGCGTTTGGCACTACAGAGGGCCCCCGGGACCGGAACTGGACAGTAGCTGGACCATGGCCACCCAGCATCTGTGGGTTGTCTCTACGCGGGACCTGGGACCGGAGGCTGCGACGTTGCCCAGGCTTGTCCCTGCATGTTGTACCAGCCCCAGGGACGTCTGGTGAACTGTTTAGAAGTGTGCTTGGGACGCAAGCCAGGCTTTGTCCTGTGGACTTTGAACTTCCAGGCCTGGAGGCGGGGCTGGATGTGACGTGTGGCCTGGACCCCACCAAGACAAAGCTCAGCTCCTGCCGCCAGAAGCCACGTACATTTTGGATGCCACCTTCTGTTCTGTGGAGGAATAGAGGGGGACCTCACTGTCCCCAAGTGTGAGATCTGGATTCTCGGGTAACTTTTCACCCCTGTACCtttggttgttgtttgagacggggtctcacgtagcccaggctggcctcctactcacgatgtagctgaggctgaccctcctgcctcagcctgcccagTGCTGTGGGTGTGGCTGGCAGGTTTAAATTGTCAGGGCTCTGTCCTCCTCCAGGGCCGAGCACAAGTCATGGCGGCATGTGGGGACTCAGGAGCGAGGGGTCCCCCAAGACACCTTGGGACgtcgtgtagaccaggctggccttgcccttctgatcctcctgcctcagcttccccctGAGATGACAGGGCACCACTGCCCCTGGTTTCTGTTCCCGGTgactttgtttgggttttgtattttgaggcagggtttctctacctgaactctgtggctcaggctggccatccagcttgtggcaatcctcctgcctcagatgtACCCAGCTCCTGGCAAGTCTTCAGGTGGGCTCCAGGCTGCACGCCACTCTCAAATTCCTCAAAGTTtcgggcaggaccctggaggaggggaggggcaggagggctgGGGAAGATGTGGCCCTGCACCCCAAATCCATGGCTCCATACTTCATCTCACCTGTGCCAGGAGCACCCGGCACTTCAGCTCAGAGACAGGCCGCCCTCAGTCACCCGAGGGGCGACTTTCCTAGCCCCCACTGTTGAGCTGAGGGGCGTCCTGGGACATGGGGCTGggctcatatttatttatttaggcatcCGTTAAACAGCCCCCTGCCCTAGCCAGAAAACTTGATAttttttctccttgtttcttgGCTGGTGGGGCTCAGGGAGCCTGTGGTTGCCAGGTGTAGGTCTAGCCTGGCCACATTTGACTTTTGAGGAGCAGCAACCCTGCTGTTCCCGCTCCTGTTCTCGCCTTAGGAGAAGAGGGTGGGATGACCGGGGCTGCTGGGAGCAGGGCAATCCCACAGATGGGCGGAGGCCTGAGGTGGGCAGGGCCTGCATCCTACAGATGCCATGGCAAAGAACGCCAGGCTGGGCCCAGTGGTAGAGGAAGGGAGGTAACCCTGTGACGGAGTTGAAGCCAGGGACGTGAGCAGGAGCCGGGGTGGTGTCTGGGCCCTTGGCCGGCACGAGAAAGTCTGATTTACGCCGTCAGCTTGGACATTGGTAATGTAGCTTCTGGATCGAGTATGCTGCGCCCAGGGCCTGCTCCAGTGTCCCCAAGCCCACATGGAGAGACGGGCCGCAGGGAGCTGAGGCTGGCCCACCATAGTGGGACCCAGGtcttttggatttctttcttttttttttttttaaagacagggtcttacgtagcccaggctggcttcacactcactACACAGCTGAGGAAGACCTTGACCTTCCCCTGGCTCCATGTCCCAGGGATGACAGGTATAAGTCACCACGCCTCATTTggaggcagatttttttttcctgggttttcaagacaaagtttctctggtagtcctggctgtccttgaactcacagaggtctgcctggctggAGGCCGCTCTTTGAAGTTATACTGACAGTGTCAGCTGAAGCCGGGAATCTCGTGGTCCACTCTGCTCATGGCATCGAAGCCTCCAGAAAACGGTGGCCCCCGAGGCCGAGGGAGCTGGGGAAGCGGACTCAGGCTGCTTTTGTGTACATCTTGGGCTGGGAGCCAGGCCAGCTGCTGTGTGCACAGGCTGCTTGTGCCTTCGCCCCGTGGGTGACCTCACAGtgtgccctgcccctcccccactgtctAGACAGCTCACCTTTGACCTCCCTACCTCTTGGAGAGTCTGAGCCCAGAAGTCCCCTCTGGGTACAAAAAGACAAAGGCTGATTCTTCATCTCAGCCAAGGGGAGCGCAGTCCCCGTGGGGTCCCCGTGGGGCACTGACGCATCGCAAATACAGGTCCAGGTGGCTCCCACAGGCCACCCCTCTGCATCCAcaggct
It encodes:
- the Pgpep1 gene encoding pyroglutamyl-peptidase 1, yielding MEQPRKAVVVTGFGPFGEHTVNASWIAVQELEKLGLGDSVDLHVYEIPVEYQTVQRLIPALWEKHSPQLVVHVGVSGMATTVTLEKCGHNKGYKGLDNCRFCPGSQCCVEDGPESIDSIIDMDAVCKRVTTLGLDVSVTISQDAGRYLCDFTYYTSLYRGGGRSAFVHVPPLGKPYNADQLGRALRAIIEEMLGVLEQVEGDIRCCHQH